In the genome of Longimicrobium terrae, one region contains:
- a CDS encoding CsbD family protein has protein sequence MTTMDERNLTDRGLDNNLTGKLKDLGGKVKDAVGGLTGDTSLQAEGKGDQLEGKLQDKLGDVQRGIDKL, from the coding sequence ATGACGACCATGGACGAGCGCAATCTGACCGACCGCGGTCTCGACAACAATCTCACCGGCAAGCTCAAGGATCTGGGCGGCAAGGTGAAGGACGCGGTGGGTGGCCTTACCGGCGACACCAGCCTGCAGGCCGAGGGCAAGGGCGACCAGCTCGAGGGCAAGCTGCAGGACAAGCTTGGCGACGTACAGCGCGGCATCGACAAGCTCTAA